A single genomic interval of Novosphingobium ginsenosidimutans harbors:
- the mscL gene encoding large conductance mechanosensitive channel protein MscL, with translation MLSEFKAFIARGNVLDLAVGVIIGAAFGKIVSSLTDDVIMPVIGFMTGGIDFSNKYTVLAGEAPAGATLAAAKAAGATVIAWGSFVTAIINFLILAFVIFLIVRQANKLMPPPPAAAGPSEVDLLTEIRDALKKG, from the coding sequence ATGCTTAGCGAATTCAAGGCCTTTATCGCGCGCGGAAATGTGCTGGATCTGGCGGTCGGGGTGATCATTGGTGCCGCATTCGGCAAGATCGTTTCGTCGCTGACCGACGATGTGATCATGCCGGTAATCGGCTTCATGACCGGCGGGATCGATTTCTCGAACAAGTACACCGTTCTGGCAGGTGAAGCACCGGCCGGGGCAACGCTGGCGGCCGCCAAGGCCGCTGGTGCCACCGTGATCGCCTGGGGCAGCTTTGTAACGGCAATCATCAACTTCCTGATTCTGGCATTCGTGATCTTCCTGATTGTGCGCCAGGCCAACAAGCTGATGCCGCCGCCGCCTGCTGCCGCCGGGCCCAGCGAAGTGGACCTGCTGACCGAGATCAGGGATGCGCTGAAGAAGGGCTGA
- a CDS encoding LemA family protein: MTAAIVRRFGRLALVAAAAATLAGCGINSVPTAEENAKAKWADVESAYQRRADLIPALVETTKGAAASETQILTNVTNARAAATSINVRTEDLSDPATFEKFQNAQNQLTQALGQLRTVVENYPQLQSQARFADLMVQLEGTENRINVARTRYNEAVQEYNTTIRTFPDAIGAKLIHGAKPMVAFKADPGASVAPKVDFGTTGAPAAAAPANDNAAATASPAAAAQ; encoded by the coding sequence ATGACCGCTGCCATTGTCCGTCGTTTCGGCCGCCTTGCCCTCGTTGCCGCCGCTGCTGCCACGCTGGCCGGCTGCGGGATCAATTCGGTGCCGACCGCTGAGGAAAACGCCAAAGCCAAGTGGGCCGATGTCGAAAGCGCCTATCAGCGCCGCGCCGACCTTATCCCGGCTCTGGTCGAAACCACGAAGGGTGCTGCCGCTTCGGAAACCCAGATTCTGACCAACGTCACCAATGCGCGCGCGGCTGCGACCTCGATCAACGTGCGGACCGAAGACCTTTCGGACCCCGCGACGTTCGAAAAGTTCCAGAACGCGCAGAATCAGCTGACCCAGGCGCTGGGCCAGCTGCGCACCGTGGTCGAAAACTATCCCCAGCTGCAGAGCCAGGCGCGCTTTGCCGATCTGATGGTCCAGCTGGAAGGGACGGAGAACCGGATCAACGTGGCCCGCACTCGCTATAACGAAGCGGTGCAGGAATATAACACCACGATCCGCACCTTCCCTGACGCGATCGGCGCCAAGTTGATCCACGGCGCAAAGCCGATGGTCGCCTTCAAGGCCGATCCTGGCGCTTCGGTCGCGCCGAAGGTCGATTTCGGCACCACGGGGGCTCCGGCTGCCGCTGCTCCGGCCAACGATAACGCGGCGGCTACGGCCTCGCCCGCTGCGGCCGCGCAGTAA
- a CDS encoding TPM domain-containing protein: protein MRQIALWLCAVLASLTLAISGTGALAELPPRPDGPVLDAAGIIPDGDEAALDAKLRAYNKDTGRAIIVATVPSLNDQPVEDYAQQLAEKWDIGGAESEQGVLFLVAPTERKIRIHTARGVQERLPDVLAGRIIRDTVTPLFKARNMGGGINAGVDAIIAQLNRDPADAKAVAEAAAAAAKQRRGGSEDASIGAVIFWIVLILFLIMLFGRGRRRHGLRRHSDAGIVMWEAGNLAANIAANIAINAALGGRGGDSGGFGGFGGFGGGGGGFDGGGASGDW, encoded by the coding sequence ATGCGCCAGATCGCCCTGTGGCTTTGCGCCGTGCTGGCATCGCTGACCCTGGCGATTTCCGGCACGGGCGCACTGGCCGAACTGCCGCCACGCCCTGACGGACCGGTGCTCGATGCCGCCGGGATCATTCCGGATGGCGACGAGGCTGCGCTCGATGCCAAGCTGCGCGCCTACAACAAGGATACGGGCAGAGCGATCATCGTCGCCACTGTCCCCTCGCTCAATGACCAGCCGGTTGAAGACTATGCGCAGCAGCTGGCCGAGAAATGGGACATCGGCGGGGCAGAAAGCGAGCAGGGCGTGCTGTTCCTGGTCGCTCCGACCGAGCGCAAGATCCGCATCCATACTGCCCGCGGCGTACAGGAGCGATTGCCCGACGTGCTGGCGGGCCGGATTATCCGCGACACGGTAACGCCGCTGTTCAAAGCCAGGAACATGGGCGGTGGGATCAATGCCGGGGTCGATGCGATCATCGCCCAGCTCAACCGCGATCCGGCTGACGCGAAGGCAGTTGCCGAGGCAGCCGCCGCTGCAGCCAAGCAGCGGCGGGGCGGGAGCGAGGATGCCAGCATCGGTGCGGTGATCTTCTGGATCGTGCTGATCCTGTTCCTCATCATGCTGTTCGGCCGAGGCCGACGCAGGCATGGGCTGCGGCGCCATTCCGATGCCGGGATCGTCATGTGGGAGGCCGGCAACCTTGCCGCGAACATCGCCGCTAACATTGCGATCAATGCGGCTCTGGGCGGACGCGGCGGTGACAGCGGCGGCTTTGGCGGGTTCGGCGGTTTTGGTGGTGGCGGTGGCGGCTTTGATGGCGGCGGCGCCTCGGGGGATTGGTAA
- a CDS encoding TPM domain-containing protein, with protein sequence MSKPVHLSVAEHERVSAAVAQAESHSAGEIVTIVTERSDGYADIALAWAGFVALTALTVFSVFTDFYLDLYDLVLGDWGREWTHQGIATLAATIAILKFIAMVLLQFWAPLKWFLVPRFIKAGRARARAITCFKVGAERRTHGRTGILIYVSLREQHAEILADAAIASKVSPEVWGEAMAALLSGIRAGDLASGLVGAVEKVGAVLAQHFPRAADDQNELPDRVIEV encoded by the coding sequence ATGTCCAAGCCCGTTCACCTGTCTGTTGCCGAACACGAGCGCGTTTCCGCAGCCGTTGCCCAGGCCGAGAGCCACAGCGCGGGCGAAATCGTCACGATCGTCACCGAACGTTCAGACGGCTATGCTGACATCGCCCTCGCCTGGGCCGGCTTCGTCGCACTCACGGCGTTGACTGTTTTCTCGGTCTTCACCGACTTCTATCTCGACCTTTACGACCTGGTTCTGGGCGACTGGGGCCGCGAATGGACGCACCAGGGGATCGCCACCCTGGCCGCAACCATCGCGATTCTGAAGTTCATCGCCATGGTGCTGCTGCAGTTCTGGGCGCCACTGAAGTGGTTCCTGGTGCCGCGCTTCATCAAGGCCGGCCGGGCCCGCGCCCGCGCGATCACTTGTTTCAAGGTCGGCGCGGAACGCCGCACCCATGGCCGCACCGGCATCCTGATCTATGTCAGTCTGCGCGAGCAGCATGCCGAGATCCTCGCCGACGCGGCCATCGCCAGCAAGGTTAGCCCCGAGGTTTGGGGTGAGGCTATGGCGGCACTCCTTTCCGGAATCCGCGCTGGCGATCTGGCCAGCGGGCTGGTCGGCGCGGTCGAAAAGGTCGGCGCAGTACTGGCCCAGCACTTTCCCCGCGCCGCCGATGACCAGAACGAGTTGCCCGACCGGGTCATCGAAGTATGA
- a CDS encoding NUDIX hydrolase has translation MSQDDRDLPEQVHWEGKYIVAKTRGRWEYVSRARGIRAAVIIAIDPEDHVILVEQYRVPLGRACIELPAGLIGDETEGEDPTEAAARELEEETGFRAGRIEVLGEFHSSPGMVSESFTLLRAHDLTKIGPGGGTESEQITVHRVPRAGLPAFIADRRARGDAMDVKLLLLLGPELLG, from the coding sequence ATGAGCCAAGACGATCGCGATCTGCCCGAACAGGTCCACTGGGAAGGCAAGTACATCGTCGCCAAGACCCGCGGACGGTGGGAGTACGTCAGCCGGGCGCGCGGCATCCGGGCTGCCGTGATCATCGCGATCGACCCGGAGGACCACGTCATCCTGGTCGAGCAGTACCGCGTACCCCTGGGCCGCGCCTGCATAGAACTGCCCGCCGGCCTGATCGGCGACGAGACCGAGGGCGAAGACCCGACCGAGGCCGCCGCCCGCGAGCTTGAGGAAGAGACCGGCTTCCGCGCCGGGCGGATCGAGGTGCTGGGTGAGTTTCATTCTTCTCCCGGCATGGTCAGCGAGAGCTTCACCCTGCTGCGCGCGCATGACCTCACCAAGATCGGTCCCGGCGGCGGGACCGAGAGCGAGCAGATCACGGTCCACCGCGTCCCCCGCGCCGGCCTCCCCGCCTTTATCGCCGATCGCCGCGCCAGGGGCGATGCCATGGATGTAAAGCTGCTGCTCTTGCTTGGCCCGGAGTTGCTGGGCTAG
- a CDS encoding SDR family oxidoreductase codes for MAGRVAGKKALITGAAQGLGAAQAMMLAREGATVLLADINATGAAEQAAKINAELGAGTAHSVALDVTSEDQWVAAVDYAADKLGGLSVLVNNAGIGVRGNIETCTLADWHKGFAVNVDSVFLGCQKAMPLLKDNQPGSIINISSIAGLIASDTMPGYNASKAAVWMLSKSVALYCAKMGWDIRCNSVHPTFIDTPILDGMVTSSGKPKDVIMDKLARQIPLKRVGHPDDIANGVLYLASDESRFMTGAELKLDGGISAM; via the coding sequence ATGGCAGGACGGGTTGCAGGCAAGAAGGCGCTAATCACCGGCGCAGCACAGGGCTTGGGCGCGGCCCAGGCGATGATGCTGGCGCGCGAAGGTGCCACGGTTCTCCTCGCCGATATCAATGCCACAGGCGCCGCCGAACAAGCCGCCAAAATCAACGCCGAGCTCGGTGCTGGCACCGCGCATTCCGTGGCGCTCGATGTAACCAGCGAGGACCAGTGGGTAGCCGCTGTCGACTACGCGGCCGACAAGCTCGGCGGCCTCTCGGTCCTGGTCAACAACGCTGGGATCGGGGTGCGCGGCAACATCGAAACCTGCACGCTGGCCGATTGGCACAAGGGCTTTGCCGTCAACGTCGATTCGGTCTTCCTCGGTTGCCAGAAGGCCATGCCCTTGCTCAAGGACAACCAGCCCGGCTCGATCATCAACATCTCCTCGATCGCCGGTCTGATCGCCAGCGACACCATGCCTGGCTACAACGCCAGCAAGGCGGCGGTCTGGATGCTGTCCAAGTCGGTCGCGCTCTACTGCGCCAAGATGGGTTGGGACATCCGCTGCAACTCAGTCCACCCGACCTTTATCGACACCCCGATCCTTGACGGCATGGTCACCTCCTCAGGCAAGCCCAAGGACGTGATCATGGACAAGCTGGCCCGCCAGATCCCGCTCAAGCGCGTCGGCCACCCGGACGACATCGCCAACGGCGTGCTCTACCTCGCCAGTGACGAGAGCCGCTTCATGACCGGCGCCGAGCTCAAGCTCGACGGCGGCATCTCGGCGATGTAA